Below is a window of Sulfitobacter sp. BSw21498 DNA.
CAGCGCCGGGCGTGCAGGCTTGTCGGTGTCGATCCCAAGACCGTCCGGCGCGATCAGTCACCGGATAATCCAGAAGTTCGCGAAGAGATGAAAGCGATTGCCAGCAAGCGACGGCGCTTTGGCTACCGCCGGATCGGTGTGCTGCTGGAACGCAAGGGAAGGATCATGAACCACAAGAAACTGTATCGCCTTTATACTGAAGAAAAGCTGGGCGTTAGACGGCGCAGGGGCCGCAAGCGTGCGCGTGGCTCGCGGACACCAATGCCGGTTGCTTTGCGTCCTGGCGAGCGTTGGTCCTTAGATTTTGTGTCGGATACGTTCGGCGCGTCACGCAAGTTCCGCATGCTGGCTGTAAACGACGATTGTTGCCGCGAGAACCTCTGCTTGGTGGCTGACACCAGCATCTCGGGCGCTCGTGTCGCGCGGGAACTTGACGCGCTTGTCCGTATTTATGGAAAGCCTGCCTGCATTGTCAGTGATAACGGCACGGAGTTTACCAGTCGTGCGATCCTAAAATGGGCCGGTGATAACGACGTTGATTGGCATTACATCGACCCCGGCAAACCCCAGCAGAATGGCTTCATAGAAAGCTTCAATGGCAGCCTGCGCGACGAGCTGTTGAATGAGGAAATCTTCGATACGTTGGATGACGCCCGTCGCAAGCTGGCACTCTGGCGATACGACTACAACAACGTCAGGCCGCACTCATCGCTTGGGAACCAAACACCGGCAGAAGCTCGTCGAGCG
It encodes the following:
- a CDS encoding IS3 family transposase (programmed frameshift), translated to MRQSRFTEAQIIGMIKEQEAGMPTAEVCRRHGLSPASFYKFKAKYGGMNVSDTHRLRSLEDENAKLKRLLADTMLDNVVLKDLPGKELTTPNVRRAAARKAMRDHDISQRRACRLVGVDPKTVRRDQSPDNPEVREEMKAIASKRRRFGYRRIGVLLERKGRIMNHKKLYRLYTEEKLGVRRRRGRKRARGSRTPMPVALRPGERWSLDFVSDTFGASRKFRMLAVNDDCCRENLCLVADTSISGARVARELDALVRIYGKPACIVSDNGTEFTSRAILKWAGDNDVDWHYIDPGKPQQNGFIESFNGSLRDELLNEEIFDTLDDARRKLALWRYDYNNVRPHSSLGNQTPAEARRALEQFEGSAQDALAQTDDEEYETQTRKLSL